A portion of the Spirochaetota bacterium genome contains these proteins:
- a CDS encoding diguanylate cyclase, whose protein sequence is MKNKFRSIGYRIFFLYVLLSIVNVSFIITIIYENQIDLISRNTGLETEKQVAGLIDSIKRFSLEMEKGYLFDLRSGGSAAKQIVGLIEPHVEDYLIFNEKGDVLLSSGKSVKPPKLYVEDGLRSMTTMTFAGKDYYLRTDKEREMMYFYIPLVDFSPPNSILLVTRELGGMSESLENLYSQAVYVLIVILFFHGVFAALLFRYIVYPIYLLDRGSRRLMNGDYSTRILLERDDEFGSLAETFNRMAESIHDNVRGLADEVEASKESKRKTEKSITMDQSTGLFNRYYMFERLREEINRARIRKSGTAFMLVEVDGSVEIDNIYGSQTSNIVLMEIAKTIRRTCADTDTVGRFEGLIFAVLSPESPPDHARKLAESIRLAIEERKTVTPDGEFSATVSIGVFHADADSLDTITDVNDIIGRTETAVRQAKQQGGNRTETAR, encoded by the coding sequence ATGAAAAATAAATTTCGATCCATAGGGTACAGGATCTTTTTCCTCTATGTTCTGCTGTCCATCGTTAATGTCTCTTTTATCATCACCATCATTTACGAAAACCAGATCGATCTTATCAGCAGGAACACCGGTCTGGAAACGGAAAAACAGGTCGCCGGTCTTATCGATTCAATTAAGCGATTCAGTCTTGAAATGGAAAAGGGATATCTCTTCGATTTACGGTCCGGTGGGAGCGCGGCAAAGCAGATTGTCGGGCTTATCGAACCCCACGTCGAGGATTATCTGATTTTCAATGAAAAGGGAGATGTTCTCCTTTCTTCGGGGAAGAGTGTTAAACCGCCGAAGCTGTATGTTGAGGACGGGCTCCGCTCCATGACCACGATGACGTTTGCGGGAAAGGATTATTATCTGAGAACCGATAAAGAACGGGAAATGATGTATTTCTATATACCGCTCGTGGATTTTTCCCCGCCAAATTCAATTCTGCTCGTTACCAGAGAGCTTGGCGGTATGAGCGAGTCGCTTGAAAATCTTTATTCGCAGGCGGTTTATGTATTGATAGTAATACTTTTCTTCCATGGCGTATTCGCGGCGCTGCTTTTCCGGTATATAGTTTATCCGATCTATCTTCTCGATCGGGGAAGCAGACGGCTCATGAACGGTGATTATAGCACGCGCATATTATTGGAACGGGATGACGAGTTCGGATCTCTCGCGGAAACGTTCAATCGAATGGCGGAATCTATCCATGATAACGTGCGCGGCCTTGCCGACGAAGTGGAGGCCTCGAAAGAAAGCAAACGGAAGACCGAAAAATCGATAACGATGGATCAGTCGACGGGCCTCTTTAACCGCTATTACATGTTCGAACGGCTTCGCGAGGAAATAAACAGGGCGCGGATCAGAAAAAGCGGGACAGCATTCATGCTTGTGGAGGTTGACGGTTCCGTGGAGATAGATAATATTTACGGAAGTCAGACAAGCAATATAGTTTTAATGGAGATCGCGAAGACGATCAGGCGGACCTGCGCGGATACCGATACCGTCGGGCGTTTTGAAGGACTCATTTTTGCCGTTCTGTCGCCGGAAAGCCCGCCGGATCATGCCCGCAAACTGGCCGAAAGCATCCGTCTTGCTATTGAGGAGAGAAAAACGGTAACCCCGGACGGTGAGTTTTCGGCGACGGTCAGTATTGGCGTTTTTCACGCGGACGCCGATTCGCTCGATACGATCACGGACGTCAATGATATAATCGGCCGTACGGAAACCGCCGTGCGGCAGGCGAAACAACAGGGCGGCAACAGGACGGAGACGGCCCGGTAG
- a CDS encoding FGGY-family carbohydrate kinase — MMAKGGVKSNEYILAIDVGTQSVRAILIDPRGNLRDIVKTPIEPYFSEQPGWAEQHPDYYWKALCATSGRLLASTKVPKSSIRGVTMTTQRDTMVNVDRSGKPLRPAIVWLDQRRAGKGSWPNPVLKAALRAINLLDAVEYAITESESNWIRENQPEIWKKTHKFLFLSGFLTHRLVGEYVDSTGCTVGFVPFDYKTQAWAKPSDMKWKMFPMDPSVLPALVKPSEMLGYITKKASSETGIPAGLPLIAAAADKACEVLGSGCMSPEIACLSYGTTATVETTNTKYVEIVPFIPPYPSAVPGAYNTEVMIYRGFWMVSWFKREFGMREELIAQKRKMSPEQLFDELVADIPPGSMGLMLQPYWSPGLKIPGPEAKGAVIGFGDVHTRAHIYRSILEGLAYALKEGAIRTEKRNGVKIERVRVSGGGSQSAVAMQLTADIFDMQAEQPHTYETSALGAAIDAAVGLGIYGDFPAAVAAMTRLGKVFNPIPKNRDIYRELFEKVYLKLYDRLKPLYEDIREITGYPPQR, encoded by the coding sequence GCCCGGATGGGCGGAACAGCATCCCGATTATTACTGGAAGGCACTGTGCGCGACTTCCGGGAGGCTTCTCGCCTCGACGAAAGTCCCGAAGAGTTCCATACGGGGGGTCACCATGACGACGCAGCGCGACACCATGGTGAACGTCGACCGAAGCGGCAAGCCGCTCCGGCCGGCCATCGTTTGGCTCGACCAGCGCCGCGCCGGCAAGGGAAGCTGGCCCAACCCGGTGCTGAAGGCGGCGCTTCGCGCGATTAATCTCCTGGATGCCGTGGAATACGCCATCACCGAGAGCGAGTCCAACTGGATTCGCGAGAACCAGCCCGAGATATGGAAAAAGACACACAAGTTCCTCTTTCTGTCCGGCTTTCTTACGCACCGGCTGGTCGGTGAATACGTCGACTCTACGGGCTGCACGGTGGGGTTCGTACCCTTCGATTACAAGACGCAGGCATGGGCAAAGCCGTCGGACATGAAATGGAAGATGTTTCCAATGGACCCGTCGGTACTCCCCGCGCTGGTCAAGCCGTCGGAGATGCTGGGCTATATCACTAAAAAGGCATCATCCGAGACGGGAATCCCGGCGGGGCTTCCACTCATCGCGGCGGCGGCCGACAAGGCCTGCGAGGTGCTGGGCTCAGGATGCATGAGCCCCGAGATCGCCTGCCTTTCGTACGGCACCACCGCCACGGTGGAAACCACCAACACGAAATACGTTGAGATCGTCCCGTTCATACCGCCCTATCCGAGCGCCGTTCCCGGCGCCTACAACACGGAGGTGATGATCTACCGCGGCTTCTGGATGGTGAGCTGGTTCAAGCGCGAGTTCGGCATGCGCGAGGAGTTGATAGCGCAGAAGAGAAAGATGAGTCCCGAACAGCTCTTCGACGAGCTGGTGGCGGACATCCCGCCCGGCTCGATGGGGCTCATGCTCCAGCCGTACTGGTCGCCCGGTTTGAAGATACCCGGTCCGGAGGCGAAGGGTGCGGTGATCGGCTTCGGCGACGTACACACCCGTGCGCATATCTATCGTTCCATCCTCGAGGGGCTGGCCTATGCGCTCAAGGAGGGGGCGATACGCACTGAAAAACGCAACGGTGTGAAGATTGAGCGGGTGCGGGTTTCCGGCGGCGGTTCGCAGAGCGCCGTGGCGATGCAGCTTACCGCCGATATCTTCGACATGCAGGCGGAGCAACCCCATACCTACGAAACATCGGCACTTGGCGCCGCCATCGACGCCGCGGTGGGCCTTGGCATCTACGGCGATTTCCCCGCGGCGGTTGCGGCGATGACCCGTCTGGGGAAGGTCTTCAATCCGATACCTAAAAACAGGGACATCTACCGCGAGCTCTTCGAGAAGGTGTACCTGAAGTTGTATGATCGCCTGAAGCCTCTCTACGAGGATATCCGCGAAATTACCGGCTATCCACCGCAAAGGTAG